The Capsicum annuum cultivar UCD-10X-F1 chromosome 3, UCD10Xv1.1, whole genome shotgun sequence genomic sequence TTTTATCAGTTGGTCTCATCTACTAGAAGTTCACAGTATTATGTGTTGGCCCGTAAAACAGTGTTGCATGTTAGCTTTTTTCTGGGTAAAACTCAATAGGAATACAGAGTGAATCTCACTGAACATTGCTGTGTGATTCGAATTAAATAAGATGGTTACGACATGGCAAACAACCACAAGAAGTTTGGGTAGATAAATGTGAGTTTTGCCTTGtcaacatcatctttcttgattGGTCAGCCACTTTTTCTATTTGTTCCTTGTGCTGTAGTTGTGCTGTTGTTCTCCATTCTTCAGCTTTTCTGTGAACAATCGCCATCCTTTTCATCAACTTCTCCTCCAGATTTGATCTCATCTTCTGGATTTTCACCTGAGACGGAGAAGCAAATGATACGTCGTACCCCATGAAATTATGTTTCTAGAGTCTGTTGACCCAAGTTAAATTTAACCATTTATAATTTTCTGGGGAAGAAAAAAGAGGGGTGACACACCAATTTCAAAGGAATTTTCTTACTGTGTGCCCATCTTCACATGGGTTTGCAACTTCCAGAAAGAATTTGTCATGCATGAAATTATTATAATGCATTAATGTTGACTAATATGCTATATTTTATCCGTCCTCACATGTGATAGATTAAAATTATAAGCAGTACATAGAGGGAAGAGGAGGAAACACTCCATACGATGTTGGACCACAATGGAAGATTACTGAGTGGCTCGATGTAGATAAATACTATACAAGACTGAGAAGTTCTTCCCAGCTAGTCAGTCAACATTGCACTACTACTACTTGTGACGCCCAACATGGAAAAAAGCTTAGGAGCGCTTCCATTGTGGTCCAACTCCAGCATCGTATCGAGTGTTTTGATGGACTTTTAGACCAACAAGCTTCTAAAGAAGAGGTGCATATACCACTTTAGGCAAATCTCACATTAAAAAGCTAGAAAAGTGGTGTTACATGAGACCAGAGCACAGTGTTCACATGCTACTCTTGGCGTAGCCCAAGTAACAAATTTGAGGATTGTAAGGCCAAAATGAACAGAAGGCACTATGGGCTTAGACAATTTTAGGATAGGAAAGAGTTACTGATGAAAAATAATGACCCATACCAGCTCAATTTTACATTTTCCAGTCTGTAGTTCCCTTGCATGCCGTTAAAAACTTCATGTACCCAAGTGAAAGGAAGAGTGagatgtaaaataaaatactacctCAAGTTTTTTCGATTGAGCTTCTGCTTTTGCATTTTGGAGGTTTATCCAAGCCTGAATTTTTGCTTCTTCTCTCTGGTACCTGCAACGTAAAACAAAAACTAATAAGCTCCAAGTACATATGAAATAGAAGGGAACAGTACAAAAGCCACTCATCACCTGAGGCAGTATTtgttcttctcttcttcttcccaCGAATGTGTTTTGGACTCCGAGACACTCTTTCTGCACTCATTATTTATCTCGAAATGTCTCAAACTCTTTGATAtatcctcctcctcttcttctctCGAACTCCAATTGGTTGTAACAGAATCAAATGGTGTCCCAACCTGCAACTTTGCTAGATGACACTCCTGAAATTGCATAATATCAACCGTGCTGTCGGAACCTGAACTTGGTAAGACCAACGGTCCAGATCTATCCGCGGGGGTATTGTGTCTAGCAGGTGATGGACTCTTGAATGGAGTGTGACATCTTGAAGTAGTAGAGCTGCCAATTGGGGTCATTTCTGTCCCAATATCTCTGTGTTTAACCTCATGAATTGCCTCCATTGTTGCTTCTTTCATCGATTTCCCTGCCCCATTTCCAAACAAAAATCCTTCCTTTGTAGGTTCTAAGCACCTAAATTTGGGATAAATAGATTCCACTTCATCTGTGAACTTATCTGCAGTTACATTCATAAAGTTAAATTTTACCAAAATGAGAGCTAGAACCAAAAACATATAATGCACATTGATGTGTAGCATGCATTGCCAGATAAAGTCTTTTCTTGAGAGGGATTTCCCATCTGGTGTCCGGTAGCTACAGTGGGCCGGATTAAACCAGAATTCCCACATTGAGGGGTAACAAAACTGACTCTATACTCGGGACTCGAGACCTCTGGTTACCGGTGAATGATACTGCACCATAACTCTTGTTGGTAGAGCCTATTTCTTTTGACTCCCAACATAGAAACTATCAAGTTTAAATCTTGAACCATAATTAGTAAGCTAAGGGGTAAAAGACAAGTCTTTTTTTACCTTTAAGAAAAACATCTATTGCAGCAGAAACACTGTTGGAAGCTCCATCAGAAATATGATGATGGTGTAAAGGTAAAGGCACCTGAAAATCTGAAGCTACTTTAGAGACCTTTTCATCTGTTACTCTATTTTTTTCTGCAAAGACATTTTCAGCTTCTTTATACTTGAACCCATTACACTGCTTTAACAATTTTGAGGACTCTAAGGATGGCTTTAAGCCATTATTATGATGGGAAGCAGGGGAATCTTGAATAGAACTTCCATTAACAAGCCATTTCTCTGCATCATCCCACTTAGAAGggaaattttttcttgaaaaattccCAACACTGAAGCTGAAAATGGGTCGACCCGGTGTTGATGGAGCATCCATATTCCTCCTTGTCACTGAACTTACTCCTCCTTCCTTCCTTAAAAAACCTCTGCTTTCAGCTACGTTGCTTGCTGTTGGCAACGACTTCACAAAATCAGAAGTCTCCTTGAGATTAAGTTTACAAAGAGGGTCAGGGAAACTATCCAAGAATGGGTTCCCATTTTTCCCTTCTACTGTTGCTTCCtgtcaacaacaaaaaataaaagttattcaaGAACTTAAAAAAGAACAATCTTGAAAACTAGGGGGGTCAGCATTCAGCATTACATTACCCCTTGAGATGGAAACAGAGGTGGAGGTTCACAGTAGCTGGCACTTGCAAGATCCATAAATGCAGTAAGATTTTTGGAggatttttttacatatttaaaaaagattggTATGAAAGaagctgttttttttttaaaaaaaaaataattattttttttagcagTAGTAGGGAACAGTAATAACACATGCCAATGCTAAAGGAAGCAGGGAGGTTTCAGAAGGAGTGTTCAATAATATATGGCAAGTATTGGAATAACATGCAATGGACTGGTAGGCAAGACAAAGCCCACTATATATCATATGATGAGTTTTCAGGGTGAAGGGAAAATGAATGAAGAGTGTTTATAGTAATTCATGGCTACTAGTGAGGACAagcaacaaaacaaacaaaactgtacttaaaaaaaagaaagatacatGGAGTTGTGTGATGCTTTGGGAGACGAGAAAAAGTTCGTCAAAGTTGTAAAATGGCTGGATTATCAAGTCATGGATTTGTTTTTATGATTTACCCTAAGTTATCCTTTACATTTTTGGTAGCTAGTATGGAGATTAGTGAGGTAAGTATTAAATCTTGCATTAAAAATGCCACATTTGGTGGTTTAGTGGTTAGTTAGCAGGTAAGTTATTtacatataaaattaatatataactaataTATTTATCAGTTTATGTAGCATGTTTTTCTTTGATTATGTTGAAGGAGGGAAGtgtcatttttatcaaattaccAATTAATTCTTATGCTTGTAAGAGTGACTTGATTGTGTAACTTCTCTATAACACTAGTGCATAGACTTACATTTATTTTTTGAAGTGTTTAATTTTTATACGTGAATGATATAAAATAGGCGTAACACATAAATGTGTCATTCAACTTGACCCCTTAACTGATATTTatattcttcaattttaaatgtgtataattaaatagacacttaaacttatataaaattGAACAAGCAGGTATACACATCGTATGTGACATCTACGTGGTAATTCGCGTGAGATTGTAACGTAATGTCACGTACGACGTGTATGTCTACTTGTTTAACTTTATACTCCAAGTTTAAGTGTCTAGCTACTCATGCATATCCAAATTTGGAAAACATAGATGTCAGTTAAGCTTAAATTGAAGGACGTGCTCATATATTATatctattaaataatatatattgttttattttatactttactTATGAGATCACATTGACATTGAACATATGTTATTACGTGTTGCTTACATTATAGTATTATCTAAAAAGAAATTATTAGTAGCTACTCGTAAAAAGTAAGAACTATCAATAGATGCTAATTATCTCCAGCTACAACTTGATATTATAAGAACAAAAGtatggatattattattttgtattactCCAATATATGTAATAATGTAAGAAGATGGGAAGCTTCTTTTAAGGTTATTGATAATGTTATTTAAAGCCCTAAACTCCGTTGTAGGGTGGGCTCATTCTCTTAACTCTAAGATACTTAATAATTAAAGGTTAAAATAATGAATTGCTTTGTTACCCTAATGCCAAACAAAACTTTTTGTCTGTCTTATTCGGTGTTAATGTTAAGATAATTATTCCACCTGATGATTCACCTATTACacaaaaattgattttagtcTTGTCTTATTTGGTTCATAGGATAAGGTATGAGGAGTATTTCATAActaaatttatgtttatttgattGCAAGTACAACTAatctcaaaatatatttatactaCTTTAAATTTGAAACTATTTTGTTCCACATAAATAGaatgaattaattaataaattataattctCAAATAATTTTATCTTCAAACCAAACGTCCGGTTTGGTAAACCAAAAGTTGAAAGGAATGTCGGGGGCCCTCCTATGGACCCGTTTGGTCATATATTTCCCAGGTAGTTTTAATAAATTTGGTAAATAATGTTTGGTCATATAATTATCATTATTgacaaatatttttgataaataattcaaattcataaatattagaaaaaaattaatatttgggtcaaattttaactttttatacttttaaagagaaaatatgtttttcaaatattataatcaaacacataatgaaattttaccaaaatatgacaaaaatatttgaaaggaaaAAGATACGAATATAATCCTTAACTTTGATAAATGATACAGATATATCAttcgtcatactttaggtacaaatatactcttGCCATTaatgaaaatgtatatatatatatatatatatatccctgaATTTTGATAAATAGAAAGATTTACCCTCCATCatattttaggtacaaatatacccttgccgttaatgaaaaggtacatatatacccctgaactttgataaatggtacagacatatcctccgtcatactttagATACAAATATACTcttgtcgttaatgaaaaggtatatATATACACTTCTTACTAACGACAGGACACGTGTCACAATCTTTTTCATTTcccctttttaatttaatttatcctcACTCTACctgaaaataattctaatttaacccACAAATCGATTCAAATAATAACCCAAACTCGACCCGGTCTAATAGAACCTTCAAGACGCATCTCTATTCATGcatattcattttctttttctctttccatTAGATCAGGTCAGGTTTGAGTTATTATTTAGATTGGGTTATGAGTTAAATTGGAATTATTTTGGGGTGGagttgggataaattaaatttaaaaaggtcAAATGAATAGGATTGTGACATGTATTCTGTCGTTAGTCAGAAAGGTATATATGAACCTTTTCATTAAtgcaagggtatatttgtacccaaagtatatCGGAGAATATATCTGTActatttatcaaagttcaggagtatatatgtaccttttcattaacgacaagAGTATATTTATACCTAAAGTATGACAGAAGATATATCTgtatcatttatcaaagttcat encodes the following:
- the LOC107861642 gene encoding uncharacterized protein LOC107861642 isoform X1, producing the protein MDLASASYCEPPPLFPSQGEATVEGKNGNPFLDSFPDPLCKLNLKETSDFVKSLPTASNVAESRGFLRKEGGVSSVTRRNMDAPSTPGRPIFSFSVGNFSRKNFPSKWDDAEKWLVNGSSIQDSPASHHNNGLKPSLESSKLLKQCNGFKYKEAENVFAEKNRVTDEKVSKVASDFQVPLPLHHHHISDGASNSVSAAIDVFLKDKFTDEVESIYPKFRCLEPTKEGFLFGNGAGKSMKEATMEAIHEVKHRDIGTEMTPIGSSTTSRCHTPFKSPSPARHNTPADRSGPLVLPSSGSDSTVDIMQFQECHLAKLQVGTPFDSVTTNWSSREEEEEDISKSLRHFEINNECRKSVSESKTHSWEEEEKNKYCLRYQREEAKIQAWINLQNAKAEAQSKKLEVKIQKMRSNLEEKLMKRMAIVHRKAEEWRTTAQLQHKEQIEKVADQSRKMMLTRQNSHLSTQTSCGCLPCRNHLI
- the LOC107861642 gene encoding uncharacterized protein LOC107861642 isoform X2 encodes the protein MDAPSTPGRPIFSFSVGNFSRKNFPSKWDDAEKWLVNGSSIQDSPASHHNNGLKPSLESSKLLKQCNGFKYKEAENVFAEKNRVTDEKVSKVASDFQVPLPLHHHHISDGASNSVSAAIDVFLKDKFTDEVESIYPKFRCLEPTKEGFLFGNGAGKSMKEATMEAIHEVKHRDIGTEMTPIGSSTTSRCHTPFKSPSPARHNTPADRSGPLVLPSSGSDSTVDIMQFQECHLAKLQVGTPFDSVTTNWSSREEEEEDISKSLRHFEINNECRKSVSESKTHSWEEEEKNKYCLRYQREEAKIQAWINLQNAKAEAQSKKLEVKIQKMRSNLEEKLMKRMAIVHRKAEEWRTTAQLQHKEQIEKVADQSRKMMLTRQNSHLSTQTSCGCLPCRNHLI